Within Antennarius striatus isolate MH-2024 chromosome 22, ASM4005453v1, whole genome shotgun sequence, the genomic segment CAAGAAATAGTGAAATGTTCTCACAAAGTAAGTGAGTTATTTTAGATTTTACACATCTTTCACATTTTTAGcgttttgtttaatttaaaatctgtGCATTTTAAGAAACATAGAATTATTTGTCACAACTTTTTTTGCATTACCTTTTTAATTATTAGTTGTTAATTAATAGTTCAGTTATTaatttgttaataataaaatatgtgtggattttttttttgatttagtttaacatgaagtttaatgtgttgaaaatattaaaatgcattttagatTTTTGCCCCTCCTTTTATAGAAGCAGCATCATTATATCCTGAAACTTTATGAAAACTCATTGCTCTGCACTCTGCAGGTGTACATAAACACCACAAGGTGCATAGATCAAACTGAAATTAAATCTTTAAGTAACATTATCCTATACCAATGAACACAGTCTTACTTTTTCTAGTCAAGCATCCATGGccccttaaaaataaaataacatctcTGGATTTGTGAGAGCTAATCAAAATCTGGAGGATccctatttttatttcatcgtCTACACCTGCTTCTTGTTCATTAACAGGATCTTTTCCGGTCTTCTCACCAAGTTTTACGCAAATCTATTTGGTAGCATTGTTGGATAATCATGCTGATGCACCAACTAGGTAACAAACAGAGAGTTAAAGAACAAGTACGTCAGAGTATTTATCTCTCAAATAGACCAGAATGTCGTAAACACAGCAAGTGCTTGTAAAGGTTAATGATTAATATTGTGGTATTCTATATTAATCTTTGCTCTTCACCCCTAACAACCAACCCCCAGTTCAAATAAACACAGGCTTTTTGAGAAGTTCATTTATCGCAGTCGTGCAGTTTTAAATACCAACTGACTTGATCCCGAAGTTCCCCTTTCAGGACGTGATGTCAAAGAAACAgttaacatttaaatgtgatcTGATCTGATTTGTGTAATAAATTTGTTGGActtataaatttattttccaattaCTAAACGATAAATTAATGACCTTGTCCCTCTAAATGATCATgctgtgtgaatttgtgtgtatCTCTGTATGATGTGctggggaagagagagagattgtgtgtgtgcgtgcgtgcgtgcgtgtgtgtgtgtgttttgtgtgtgtgtttgtgcaaccatgcaaatgtgtgcatgtgagatgtttttgtgtgtgtttcctgcctTGCAGCAACCTGATAAAACAAAGAACCACAAACCCCGTCCTTCCAGCCACTCCATCTTTCCCTCTTTCCATTCAGCGTGAAACTTCTCGCACATCAACTCCATAAATTTCAGACCACAACCTGTCGGCCTGCAGCTGAGGCACGACAGCTGTTTACTGGTGCTGGCAATGTGTGGGATACAGAGTTGGCCCATCAGCCCTAGGTGTCTGGAAAGGTTAAAGTGTTACAAGATAGTGTAAAAATAATAGTAGACAGTGTccaatatgtatgtatgtgtatgtctacatatcaatctatcaatctatctgtctatctatctatctatctatctatctatctatctatctatctatctatctatctatctatctatctatctatctatctatctatctatctatctatctatccatccatccatccatccatccatccatccatccatccatccatccatccatccatccatccatccatccatccatccatccatccatccatccatccatccatctatctatctatctatctgttcaGGGAGTGGAGTTAGAGAAGTTTAAAAAGACTTTATGTTTGTGAAAGTGATTCAGAGAATTTTCAGGCAGAGCAGACACACAGTAGCTTTATGTTACCAAACAAAGAAGCACTTTCCTTCCCCTTCTGATTTCAATAGCTGCTTTCATGTCGCATCAATGTGGGAATGGCACACAACCGCAACACAGTCAACCCCATTGTTCTTCTTTATTTACTGGCACCCGACAAAAATCAAGAAGTGTTAAAGCCATGATTATTCTATCAGTTGAATGATGGTGTGACCGCAGAGTTATGATTGTTATCTATGAgatacttacaataaaaaataataatgatgttcTGGGTGATATGGACAGATTgagtaattaaaaattaattatttttgtatttgtaaattatttaagATTTCTAATCCCAGAAAATACTTCACAATGAAAACACTCATGTTTTACTACATTTTGCCTCTTTGGTAATTCTGCATCAAAATTTACCTtagcaaatacagtatatagtttattttatttaaaatttattttctggtCTTATTAACACAGTTAATTTTGCAGCTTGACACAAGAATCACTGACTGACCAGGAGACAACATCGTTGAGCAGCAAACCACAATGAAGATGGGGgaattcatgcattcatttgagcgtaattttttttctttactttttgaaGTCTAAAGTAGAAGTTTGATCaatgaaattcaaatgttttgagtGTGTTAATTAAGATGACGATGAAGCTAcacccaaaataaaacattaatgtggaAATAAGTCATACTTcacaagatggatggataaaatcAATGGTGGTGCAAACAATCAGtaatgtgtcaaactcaacaAAATGTATCTGAAATATAGAatgtattaatatataatagatattactacatttTGAGAATTTTGATATGtgataattaaaacatttaatttcatgttttatcataatttttttGAAGTGTACCTAATTACTGTGTCTATATGTGTTCTGACCCGCCTCTCCACCATTTGTTTCCACCAATTGTGGAAAGTGAACTGCAGCAGAGCCTATTTGCCTAATCAGGGAATGAGCTTGATTGTGTCCTTCATACGTTGTCTAGTgaatatgtctgtgtaggttctcatccATCCGGGTCATGGTTGTGTATAGTTGACGCTTCCATAATATAAAAGGCTGATACCTCTGCCAGGAGCTATTGAGAGAATCACaatcacacaaagaaacaccaaACATATGTTAAGGTTCAGTATTCTTTAAAATGACACCTTACATGATTTAAGATCACaggtttgcatttttttttggctATGCTTCCTCAGAGATCCATGAAAAATAAAGGCCATGAGCTCCGCTGTGAGCACAAAATCAATTTGAATACATCAAATTACTTAGAATATGTCACAAAGAGAGCTGGGGAAGCAAATCCAATATTCACAGAGTGAAGTGGAATACTTCATTTGGAATAGCTTTAAAAATAAGAGTCTTTGGTTGGACGTGGATTCACTGTTAGAGGAGAGATCTCCTATTTTCTACAGTACACCACTGCACCGTACGCTACCACTCCGACAATCGCTACCAAAGCGGCGCCTCCACACAGCAGCTCGGTGGAGCCCAGAGGTTCAGCCTTTGGTAAACTGGTGTGCTCTGACTTTTCTCGTGCCATCTGAGTGGATTCAGCTGAATGCTCCTCCACATCTGAGAGGGGAATCTGTGATGGTTGTAATTGCTCTGGACTTTCTATTACAAGCTCTGCTGTTGGTCCAAGGATAGAAGGAGGATGCAGCCCCAGAGCAGAATAAAGCTCAGCTTCACAGGCTGTGGTTGAAGGGGTGGATGTAGAGAAGGGAGGATCAAGCCTGACAATAGGCAAAGCTGGCAAAGCCATTGGGGGAACCACCTGCATGAATTCTCTCTCCTTGGGATGCTCCTCTGCTGATACCAGGAGCTCCTGGGTTTGTGGAGCACAGAGGTCGTCTTCCTTGTTCTTCTCCCTGAGTCCCCCCACCTCCCTGTCCTCACCTAAAAAACTTAACACACTCGTCTGaagctcctcatcctcttcctcttccgcCTCCTCGAGCATTTCAGCCTCCTCTTTCTCCAAGTGGACCATATCCGAATTGGACGAGTGGTTCTCCTCTCCAGTCAGAGCCACTCCATCACCGCTGTCCACACTCTTAGCATCCTCGGGGTCCATGTCACCCATAGTGGACCAGGACTCTGCTAACAGGCTTTCACTCTGCCAGGGTCCAGGGATCTCTGGCTGGGTCAGGGACAGAGCAGCAAGGTCAGAGCTGAGGGAGCTAGTTCCCCccccttcttcatctcccccgcTGGACTCGACTGGGATCTTACCCTCCACAATGAAAGATGGCTGCTGTGGAGACAGGATGAGCGCCTTCAGAGGTCAAACAAACTCATAGGTCTGAAGTGTCGACAGAGTTAGTAGATTTAAAGAGGTTTGAACTATTACTGTAAACTACTATGGCAGCTGCTACACTTCTTGGCAAAATATTTTAACTCACTAATACATGCATTTAACAGTCAATTTGCAAATTAAGGTTTTACACACTTAAGCATACAGTACTGTTGattttataatacagtattataaaatataatgcaATTAAAAGTATCTGAAGGACAAAGCAGCTGTATGCGCGCTGACAAACTTTGAACCCTCTGCACACAAAGCAAGATTTCCTGAGTCACTgtccacattttaaaaaaatacaattttaaaataaagtaaaaacagaggAATTACTGGTTATTTGAACTAAGACTGAAAATTGGTATCGCTTTAATGCTGCCTTTGCAGAAAACCTGGTTCTGTCCGAACACATTCACCTACAGTACATAGATCATTTCCTTGTCCTGCAAAGATGGCTAAAGTGAGTGGCATCAGTCttctcatctatttttttttccaacagtaCTTTTAAAATCAAAGATTTTACCAAGTTACTCAAAAAGTAATCAGAATTGTCTAAATGTTAGACAAGGGTCCCCAAATGATGTgtgacatatactgtacatctatatttctctgtcttttcattGAGGTCAGTGAGGCTGTGGTTGGAAAAAATTGCTCACTGGCTGTTCTTTACTACAGTAGCTGTGACAATCTATAGCCTCAACCTGCATATCTTACTATGTTTAGAGACTTTATGCATCTCCATATGTCACCCAAGAGTGGAAGATATTTCAGTCACATGACGTGAGAGTGGAAACGTAAAATAGAAGTGACTtatcatgcatttattttatatgtactCTCACGGCTGACAATGATGTAAGATCTACTGTTCTAAagagtgtaaaataaaaaattacgtTCACAAATTTTGAAATGGGTGCTTAAATAGTGTCAAAAATAAAGATCAAGGTGACCTCATTCACCACTCGTATGATGTCTCAGATCTGATTACAGAAAGTATTCACCAGCATACCAGTTAAAAATAGTCCCAACGCTTCACTGTCTAATGTTACATCACATTTACTACAGGTGGCCTGTCTGAGAAAGTAAGAGTAGTGAGTAGTGACTTCAGTGGTTAATGGTGGAGGTTAATCTTTTGTAATTTATATGATTGATCACATTGATTTCACTACAGTTGGTGCTTGTGGTTATATGCTAATGTGTTATAGTGTCTCAGTACCTGTACTTTTGGGCAATGATGAATTTGAAAAAACGAGCATTTCATTTTCCCTGATATGgttataaattttaaaatatgttttagatTATAATATAAAAAC encodes:
- the LOC137589404 gene encoding bcl-2-like protein 13 gives rise to the protein MGDMDPEDAKSVDSGDGVALTGEENHSSNSDMVHLEKEEAEMLEEAEEEEDEELQTSVLSFLGEDREVGGLREKNKEDDLCAPQTQELLVSAEEHPKEREFMQVVPPMALPALPIVRLDPPFSTSTPSTTACEAELYSALGLHPPSILGPTAELVIESPEQLQPSQIPLSDVEEHSAESTQMAREKSEHTSLPKAEPLGSTELLCGGAALVAIVGVVAYGAVVYCRK